TCATTATTCTCAACAACTTTTCTCTAAACCCTTAAAAACAACTTTTCTCTAAATGCAGGTCATCCCATATCTCATAACTCGTATAATACTTTCTTTCTTCCATGCTTTTTCTTAAGTGTTACTATTCTGAAGATAACTGAATCATCTCCCCAAGGTGGATAGTGGTGTTGTTCTCCTTATGGGCTGGCACAGAGTGCTTACTGGGattaaaagcaaaaaaaaaaagtaatatgCAGCAGCAATCCACTGATTTGATTGCCAGCAAAAACTTTCCCTTGATTTCCTCCTTGCTACCCGTACATAACAAATACTTGCACATTTACACACAGCTCGGCTCAGGGACTGTTCAGCTAGAGCAAGCACACGAATGAAACTGACATCTACTAGGACTCAGGTTCACAACCCCTTCATATAAAACTATGGCCAGTGTGGTTTCTTGCCATTTCATCTGAGACCTGGGCGCATGAGCAGCTCGTCGAAGGACACACCATTGTTCTCCAAGTCCAGGTTGTTGTTGTTCACCGACGAGGAATCGCCCATGGACCTGTTGCTGCTGGACACGAGCAGCTGCTGTTGGATTGTGGTGGAGCGCTGCATCTCCTGGGGTCCCCGCTCAATGGCGATGGCGTCCTGGATCTCCTTGAGCACCTCTGAGATAGGAGGCCTCTGTGCACCCTTGGGCTTAACACACATTATGGCCACCTCCGCGATCTTCCACACTGACTGCAGGTCGTAGCCTCTGTCCAAAGATTGATCGATGATGGCATGGATGTTACCGCCCTCGATGTGCGATCGAGCCTGCCAagttcattcattttttttgggTCCATTTATCAATTGGTAGTAATTCACCAATATCACTAATGGAGCAGGAAACAAAATTAACGCACAAAACTTAAAGTTATGGTTCTCTTCTTACCCACGCAACAATGTTACGGCAGTTGAGCCCAAAGTTGTCATTCGAGATTGGCTCGTGGCCTGAGATGAGCTCCAGTAAAATCACGCCAAAGCTGTAGATGTCACTCTTCTCTGTCAGCTGCTGTGAGATATAGTACCTATCCACaacaaaacataaataaaatgtTTTCAGACACAATGCTACAGAAGCATACAAAATGCTGTTCTCAGCCAGATTGCTTGGACTTACTCTGGGTCCAGGTATCCCACTGTTCCTCGAACAATACTCGATACATGAGACCCATCGACTGCAGGTTTTGATAGCCCAAAGTCTGCAACTTTTGCTCTCATGTTCTTGTCAAGGAGAATGTTGCTGCTCTTGAGGTCTCTATGAATGATTGTTGGGGAGCATCCTGTGTGGAGATACTCTATACCTGTTCTTTTGCCATTTCACATTCAGAAACGTGGCAGCTAATTGTCCATATTCGATGTACAAGTAGGGATTTGCTAAACTAGCAGAGCACAGACCTTTTGCAGCATCTTCAGCAATCTCAAGACGCTTCAGCCAGCTAGTTATTTTTTCCTCAGAAGCTCCTGAGAAACACCACCAATAGTTTAAACTGATTTGTATATGTTTTCACTATGTGGTGCAGTCATCTAACCCTTTATGTTGCTGCCGGGGCTGGTTACTCAATAATATTAGCTATTAAGAGCAAAAGTAGAGACATTTGAGCATTTGACATACAACAAAAACATGTATATCATTATGGAGAATCTGTTCTAACATGTTCGAGCTCGGTTAATTAAGCATGCAGGAATGCTCTGCGAGTCCTAAAGATGTAAAATCAACAGCACTGGGAATCCACCTACTGACAGTTTCCAATTGATCCTACAATGTAGATTTACTATCAGTTGGAAGTGGACCTACCACGAAGGTGCTCTTTTAGTGTCCCATTATGCATGAACTCATACACTAGTATGTTCTTGCCATCTTGCTGACTGTAACCAAGGAATGTAACCAGGTGTCTATGATGTATTCTCGAAAGCAATGTGACCTGAAACGAGATGTTAGTCAAATAAGAGTAAAATATATGGGCAGTCCTCGAACTTGTCTCGAGGTGCCATCTAGGTCCCTCAACTTGTCCGGATGTGTTATTTGAGTCCCTAAACTTTCAAGATGCATCTTCAGGTCCCCAAACTTGTCTCAATGTGTCATTTCGGCCCATAAACTCTAAAGGTGAATTTTTATATCCCTGAAAATTGCCATTAATTAATGGTATTCAAAATAGAATGTTTATTAAACTATTTTTTCAGCCGATTCATTTAGAAATCTTACCACTAAGACCATTTTGATTCTGCATTAGCTACTTATTAATCATACATATATCATGGGTTAATTTAGACCATTTGATATCAACGGTGGATATTATAGTTTACTTGTTTAACATGGAGATATCAATGCTAATCCTAAATATACCCTACTAactatttatattttgcatgCGCTTTTGATAAATTGATTAAGATAATTTGTTCCCATTCTCAATAAAAATCAAAATAGCAATCGTATTAAAATTAAAGTAGCAAAAAAATTGTTCATTAACTTAAAGTAGCAAAATAACATTTATATTAATTTGAaaaatctaaattactcccctcctATAGCCAAAGTgcggataaccccctaaactatcgtttggttcattttaccaccccccccccaaaaaaaaaaactatactttaactaatacaatttgtcattttcatttctttatgcataggtggagttttaagttgaaactTTACAATGTGATAGtacacatgttagaaaaaatatatcatatttttttatcattattttgatagatTAAGAACTTAAGATActtaataatatattaatcattggagttcgaaattatatgaaaaattaTAACTAACTTTttaaatatgcattgtgatgtccatactaccctgcaaaatttgaaattaaaattcaacttgtgtatggaaaaacaaaaaagacaaattatattatggggtaaaatgaactaaatggcatagtttagggggtaaatcGAACCAATTTATAGTTAGGGGGTTATTCAACTTTGGCTATACTTGAagggagtaaattgaactttttccaGCTAAAAATAGcatcttgagagtttagggacctgCATGACACCGCGggacaagtttatggacctaaaaatgcattttaagAGATTAGGGACCTATGTGACACCTTGGAACAAGTTCGGGGATCTCAAAATGCATTTTaagagtttagggacctagaTGACACACCAGAATAAGTTTAGGGACCACTAATCAATTCATCACAGAAACCATGCAGAAGAAAAATCAAGCTTGAAAAGAAAATGGTGCATGCAATACTGTCATTATACAATTATTTAGTTGATTGGCACGGGACAAAGAAAGGGGCGCATAAAAGATATATATGCAACAACACTTCAAATTCCGGGTTTCAGGCTGCCAGTAATtcactgtgttcgcttggcttgtcagccaaccaaccagtagtactgttctctcatactaaatcagcaccagccaccagctaccagcaagtcagcagtattgttctctcataacaaatcagcaccagccactagccacagccaagcgaacacagcgattGTGAATTGCATAAAAATATACAGAAATGTTACCTTCGACTAATTTTAGTACAGACTGAGGCTATACGTTATGTAACTGTTTTTCCACTTAGTGGGTGATTAACATCATAAAGAAACAGGGATAATCACATGACATCAGACTCTAGCATCTCAGACTTCGTTTTCCCAAACGTTCATAGGAGACGATAAGGTTAGTAGAGAAACAGACCTCATTCAAGAATTCTCGGATGCCCTGATAGGAGTCATTTGTGAGAAGTTTTACTGCAATCTCTCTCCCATCAGCCAACTTTCCGTAGTATACTATGCCAAATCCTCCAGAGCCAATTCTTCTCTCAAATTTGGCAGTAGCATCTTCAATTTCAGATAAAGAAAATCTGTGTGCTGATTCTGTAGCTACTTCACTAAAATATGATCCAAGTTTTTTTGCTGGTGCTGCAATAACAACCGTGTCTGGAGATGGCAAAAGAATCATTGCATGCCCTAGCATAATATCAGATGTGTCAAGTGAGCTGAAGAGTGTGTACCTTCATGAGATTTCTTCTTTCTCCTACATGTAAAGAAATAACATCCAAAAGCAGCACCCAGTAACACAATGGCCCCGATCACCACACATATAATTAATATGGTGTGGCTAATGCCTTTGTTTACAATGTGAAGGTCACTGTTGCCTGAGAAGCTGCAGGCATGTAACAAATTAGAACAGATGGGAGTCATGAGACCATCCTGAGAACAACATAGGTAGATCTACATATGTAAGCATTTTGGTGCCACTGAAGAGTGAAGGTTCTCAAGCCTTAGTAGTGCTCAAAAGCATGATCTGAAATAAATAATCTGCTTGAAGGAAAGTGAAACTAACTTCAAAATAATGCTTCTCTTGAAAAGTGATTTTGGAACCTGTCCAGACAGCTTGTTGTTTTGGACATACCTGCAAAAGATTTAATTCATAAGAGTGGCCCTTTCCATAAGACCCTTGAACATATGCGATCgtatgaaaagaaaaaagactAAATCACCGCCATCAAAGGTTGTTCAAAACAGAAATGAAAACAAACAACGAATTAAAgataaaatacaaagaaaaagaaattgaTAAATACTGGACTATGATATCCAAAGTATGGAACAGATTAAGAAAATGTGCACGCAAGAATTAAGCTTACAGCTCTTTCAAGTTAGGCAGGTCTCCCAAAGAAGGTGGCAATTCACCAGTCAACTGATTGTTCTCAAGGTGACTGGAATGAAGAAAAGCACCATGTATTAGCAGAATCATTTCAGAATAACATATTATCAAAATAACTGGAAACTCACATATACTGCAAATTATGGCATGCGCTGAAATCAGGAATTTGGCCAGAAAATGAATTACCATCAAGCCTTCTGCATTTACAGAAATAAGTAGATCAGTCAATAGCAGCCATATACTTGGACAAGACAAAGATAAAGTTTTCAGTTCTTACAGCTCAACCAGCGCTGATAACTTTGTCAGTTCCACTGGGATACTTCCTGTAATGTTCTTCCCAGACAATGTGCTGCACGAAAACAAATTATCAGGTGTAAGTGTAAGATACTGTTTTACTAAGGAAGACAAAAATTGAAGGTAGAATGATATCCTAGCTATCATACATTGAGAACACCCTTGGAGCATCTTCTGAACTGCATTGCACCCAGGACCATGATGCTGGTAAGCAAGGATCGCCACCCTCTTGGGCCCAACCTGCTTGTGAATATCGTGATACCATGCTGGCCATGATACTTGCTGACAATGTTACATACATCAATTTAGTCCAAAACTGGAATCGTTGTTTGTTGTACAATGCTGAAACATAAGGGATTCATGTAGCCAGGCAAAAGAAAAGGTAACCGAAACACAGACAGTTGCTCACCATCTTGGGATCCCATAGTAATCTGGACATATTTGTAAATCTCCAAGGCATTCAAAATAGGCCCCTCTGAAGAATCATTTGTCTTCCTGAACCCGAAGGAGAAAACAAACGGAAGTGATAAGTTCGTGTAGCCTGGTTCATACAAACGGTATTTCCCCTGAGCATTCTCCTCAACGTCAACAGTCGGTTTACTGAGTGCCGGCATGCCAGGGACCTCTAACTTAAATTTCCTCGTTTCATTTGGTGCTAAATCTTCAATTTCTGCAAAATACGAGACGCCCCATGCATTTGCTGGGAAACCTTCCAAATCAAGACGGTAGTTCAAGTACCCATCCTGGCCGACTACTGCTGTTTGCATGACCTTTTCCGGTGGTTCCTCGTTGATACTGACAAATATGGGCTTTGTAGTTGATATTCTTGCAGTCCCTGGAGCAACATCAACAAGGTAATTTGCTCTCCTCACAGAATCAGATTCCCAGATTCTATCAAATGGGTCATCAGGGTATCTGTGGAACAAGAAAAGGTTGCTCTTGAATCATCCGTTTTCATTACAACTTAGTTATGACAGTAAAGGGAAGCATGATCAGAACTTTGACATGTGGCAGCACAGCAGTCATAAACCTTTGAGCTCATCAGGACAGAGAACCATAAAAACAATCACATACAGCCATACAGGATATTAATTTTGTAGTTGGGCATAGATCTCTAGTTAAGAACTCTGGTGTGAAGCCATGTATAATGTAAAGTTATAAGCATGGTGTTGTTATTAGTACCTGATTGAATCATTGCTTTCTGCTCCAAAATTTATCCTTGCAGACAGTGCAAGAAAGAAGCGTGTCTCATCAGTGGTGTAGTAGAGTGAGCCATTAAACTGGCGGAGCTCGAGAGTAGAGATGAAGGGCTGTCCTGTGCTGGCATTGGAGAGGCAGACGCTGAGCGTTGGAGCAGCAGCCAATATAATTGCTTCCTCAACGACAGGGGTGGTAGCGTCGTCCACAACAATGGTGGACCAGGGAGACGCTCCTAGGGAGATGTCGAACTTTGGATAGACGTTGCTGTTGTCGAAGTTGCCATAGAGGAAGGTGGCTCTGACGAGGTAGCGCGTCCTGTTCCTGACGTTCATGGTGTAGCAGTACTTCCTGTTGTCCGCGGGGAAGTAGCGCACGGTGGCGAACTGCTGGCTCTGCAGGCCGTTCTGGACCAGCAATTGCGCAGTCTGGCCACCGGAGACGAAGGTGGCGTCGGAGGTCCACTGGATCCCGATGGCATCTGTGTGATCACGAGCTCCCCCGCAGTCCAAGCTGATGAAACCTGCAGCGCGTCATGGGAAGGGGAAAGGTGGTGAGGGTTAATTAGATGCAGAACTAACACAGTCCAAGCTACTACACTAGCTGCTTAGTTATCTTAGATTTAGGTGTCGAACGCAAGCTGTGGGGgcaaatccaaatcaagcaggAAATCACTGTGGCCGTGCCGCTGCCTGCAATTCCGTAAATCTCCCCACTCATGAGCATGACCAAGAAGTGTGAATCCGTAaaaggggcggcgccgccgtaaACAAAAACCGAATCTTTGGAGACGAGAAGCAGAGAATGGGGATGGGTGGCGGCTCACCAGGCTGCGCGGCGGACGGTGGAAGGAggacgaggatgaggaggagctgGAAGTGGAGGAGGAAAGCCGCGGCGGTGAAGGCGGAAGCCATGGAACTTGCGAGGTGCTCCTCTGTCTTGGCCACagcgaggggaggggagggcctCCTTTTCCTCCCCAACCCGAAGCGCGGCAGCCTACCGGGCTGCCCGAGGCACGACGCGGCCGGCACGGCCAGCTCCCCGCCGCTGGCTcctgcgagccgccgccgccggagcagcagcagaagaaacACTGGACACGACGAGCAGCAAGGAGATGAAATCCAGCTTTTCTACTTCGCCATCTCCATGGTAAGCTCGTCGTTAACTAGTGATAAAGTGGTCGGTTAGTATATAACTACGCAATTAAAAAAATCCTGTGACAGACAGAGGACGGGCATTGGGGACTGGAGAGAGCGAATGTCCGAGAGGAGAAGGTCCCTTCCATGTGCACCTGCACACACACGGGCCATGTTTGCCTTCACAGCTATGGTATTGTAGTAGTTACTCtaactaatgaggcctttgatcgTACGATTAGTGAATAATTGAGCacggtcactgtagcatcactgcagccaatcatgatgaaacttgagttattagattcgtctcgaaaagttatactcatccctgaaaaaattttgcaaatagatttcatttagtactccatgcggacaTTCGTTTTTTTTGAAATTGTGATGTACTCtttaaccaaacatggccaagaAAAGGTTTGGTTGGGCTGGGCGGGTGCGATTCCGTGCGAGATGGAGGATTCCTCGGTCAGCTCCGGCTGATGGAAGATGAGATCGAATCTGATCAAGTTTTGGTGCCAACATTTATCAAGTTGAGAAAGGAGTCGTCGGCTGACACAGTAACATTTAGCATGGTCAATGTACAGGGCATGTTCCTCTCAGATGCAATGGACGGATCATTGGATCTACCTCTCAGCTTTGCCTTTGGAGTTGGATATCATTGTCGCTTCGCTGGTCGAGTTTCAGACGCacacttctctctctctctctctctctctctctctctctctctctctctctcgattaTTCTCGCAACTTTTTTACTTTGATGGCCAGGCCAGCCTCCTGGGCATCATCACAAGTATCAAAAGGCAGCATTCGTGCACGGTTTCAGACACCACTCCATGA
The Panicum virgatum strain AP13 chromosome 6N, P.virgatum_v5, whole genome shotgun sequence genome window above contains:
- the LOC120677480 gene encoding probable LRR receptor-like serine/threonine-protein kinase At1g67720, whose protein sequence is MASAFTAAAFLLHFQLLLILVLLPPSAAQPGFISLDCGGARDHTDAIGIQWTSDATFVSGGQTAQLLVQNGLQSQQFATVRYFPADNRKYCYTMNVRNRTRYLVRATFLYGNFDNSNVYPKFDISLGASPWSTIVVDDATTPVVEEAIILAAAPTLSVCLSNASTGQPFISTLELRQFNGSLYYTTDETRFFLALSARINFGAESNDSIRYPDDPFDRIWESDSVRRANYLVDVAPGTARISTTKPIFVSINEEPPEKVMQTAVVGQDGYLNYRLDLEGFPANAWGVSYFAEIEDLAPNETRKFKLEVPGMPALSKPTVDVEENAQGKYRLYEPGYTNLSLPFVFSFGFRKTNDSSEGPILNALEIYKYVQITMGSQDASIMASMVSRYSQAGWAQEGGDPCLPASWSWVQCSSEDAPRVFSITLSGKNITGSIPVELTKLSALVELRLDGNSFSGQIPDFSACHNLQYIHLENNQLTGELPPSLGDLPNLKELYVQNNKLSGQVPKSLFKRSIILNFSGNSDLHIVNKGISHTILIICVVIGAIVLLGAAFGCYFFTCRRKKKSHEDTVVIAAPAKKLGSYFSEVATESAHRFSLSEIEDATAKFERRIGSGGFGIVYYGKLADGREIAVKLLTNDSYQGIREFLNEVTLLSRIHHRHLVTFLGYSQQDGKNILVYEFMHNGTLKEHLRGASEEKITSWLKRLEIAEDAAKGIEYLHTGCSPTIIHRDLKSSNILLDKNMRAKVADFGLSKPAVDGSHVSSIVRGTVGYLDPEYYISQQLTEKSDIYSFGVILLELISGHEPISNDNFGLNCRNIVAWARSHIEGGNIHAIIDQSLDRGYDLQSVWKIAEVAIMCVKPKGAQRPPISEVLKEIQDAIAIERGPQEMQRSTTIQQQLLVSSSNRSMGDSSSVNNNNLDLENNGVSFDELLMRPGLR